In Trichocoleus desertorum NBK24, the following are encoded in one genomic region:
- a CDS encoding sorbosone dehydrogenase family protein: protein MRLTSILTSGLVIGIMQLAACSAAPPEQNASSGANPPAQTNPTQTTAQRSPSTTATPAACTLVENGFGPPGQVQVRVEEVVTGLEVPWGIAFLPNGDMLVSERAGRVRLVRDRNLRPQPVATVDVTDSGEGGLLGIAAHPDFDSNRWFYLYYTGVKNGAEVNRVERWQLSPDGVSASRDRLILDDIPVALYHNGGRIRFGPDGMLYIGTGDARNPDSAQDQQSLAGKILRLTPDGQVPSDNPFSGSPVYITGIRNTQGFDWVNDSTLWVTDHGPSGELGRSGHDKASLARAGDNLGWPTTYRCESQPGLVTPSIVWQQALPPGGSVIYTGDAIPEWKNSLMIATLRSEHLQRVVFNPRSPQQVERHEVYLQGQQGRLRDAVMGPDGELYVTTSNCDGRGSCPPERDKILRITR, encoded by the coding sequence ATGAGACTGACCAGCATCCTCACCAGTGGGCTAGTGATTGGCATTATGCAGCTAGCTGCCTGTAGTGCAGCACCGCCCGAACAGAACGCCTCCAGTGGAGCCAACCCTCCAGCGCAGACCAACCCCACACAAACGACCGCCCAGCGATCGCCGTCAACCACAGCAACACCAGCAGCTTGTACCTTGGTCGAAAACGGGTTTGGGCCTCCAGGTCAAGTCCAAGTGCGGGTGGAAGAAGTCGTTACGGGACTAGAGGTGCCTTGGGGAATTGCCTTTTTGCCTAATGGAGATATGTTAGTGAGCGAGCGGGCAGGGCGAGTTCGGCTGGTGCGCGATCGCAACCTGCGTCCCCAACCTGTCGCCACTGTAGACGTGACTGATAGCGGCGAAGGGGGACTGCTGGGGATTGCCGCTCACCCCGACTTTGACAGCAATCGCTGGTTCTATCTGTACTACACCGGAGTTAAAAACGGCGCAGAAGTTAATCGGGTGGAACGCTGGCAACTGTCTCCAGATGGGGTGAGTGCCTCCCGCGATCGCCTCATTCTGGATGACATTCCCGTAGCGCTCTACCACAATGGCGGGCGCATTCGCTTCGGCCCAGATGGCATGCTCTACATTGGCACCGGGGATGCTCGCAATCCAGACAGTGCCCAAGACCAGCAAAGTTTGGCAGGTAAAATCTTACGCCTGACCCCGGACGGTCAAGTGCCTTCAGATAATCCCTTTTCGGGTAGCCCAGTGTATATCACGGGTATCCGCAATACTCAGGGGTTTGATTGGGTGAATGACTCGACTCTGTGGGTTACCGATCACGGCCCTAGCGGAGAGTTGGGGAGAAGCGGACATGATAAAGCCAGCCTTGCCAGAGCAGGAGATAACCTGGGTTGGCCCACCACCTACCGCTGTGAATCGCAGCCAGGGTTAGTCACCCCATCCATCGTTTGGCAGCAGGCACTTCCCCCCGGCGGATCTGTGATTTACACAGGGGATGCCATCCCAGAATGGAAAAACAGCCTGATGATCGCGACTCTGCGATCTGAACATTTGCAACGGGTGGTGTTTAATCCGCGATCGCCGCAACAAGTAGAGCGCCATGAAGTCTATCTGCAAGGTCAGCAAGGACGACTCCGGGATGCGGTGATGGGGCCTGACGGTGAATTGTATGTGACCACCAGTAACTGCGATGGTCGCGGCAGTTGTCCACCAGAAAGAGACAAAATCCTCCGCATCACCCGCTGA
- a CDS encoding AI-2E family transporter, whose product MKLGQWLGLLVLLASVYVVWQIRQLLLLIFTAAVLATAINRLVQQLQRFRWKRGWAVAVSLGLLLLLLAGILGLIVPPFVTQFQELVALLPTGLEQIQQWIDWLEDRLLDPFFPDRLDFDGLLQQLAPAGTNVVQRAIAFFSTSLNALLELLLVFVLMLMFLVDPQPYRHILIRLFPKFYRPRVDHILERCESAIAAWTVGALIEMLFIAALSGIGLWFLQVPLALAHAVLAGLLNFIPNIGPTLSVFLPMLIALLDAPWKAIAVLVLYIVIQQIESYWLTPTIMARQVALLPAITLTAQILFASLFGVLGLLMALPLTVVAKTWIEELLFKDILDQWQEKRG is encoded by the coding sequence ATGAAACTAGGCCAATGGCTAGGGCTGCTAGTGCTGCTTGCGTCTGTCTACGTTGTCTGGCAAATTCGGCAGTTATTATTGCTGATTTTTACGGCCGCCGTCTTAGCGACAGCAATCAATCGGTTAGTACAACAGTTGCAGAGGTTTCGCTGGAAGCGAGGTTGGGCAGTCGCTGTGAGCTTGGGACTGTTGCTGCTGCTATTGGCAGGCATTTTGGGGCTGATTGTGCCGCCCTTTGTCACTCAGTTTCAAGAATTAGTGGCTCTCTTGCCTACAGGCTTAGAGCAGATCCAGCAATGGATCGACTGGTTGGAAGATCGTCTACTCGACCCCTTCTTTCCAGACAGATTAGATTTCGATGGCTTGCTGCAACAGTTGGCTCCTGCGGGCACTAATGTAGTGCAACGAGCGATCGCCTTCTTCTCTACATCCCTTAATGCTTTGCTAGAGCTGTTACTCGTGTTCGTGTTGATGCTGATGTTTCTGGTTGACCCGCAACCTTACCGTCACATCTTAATTCGGTTATTTCCCAAGTTTTACCGTCCGCGAGTCGATCACATTCTTGAGCGCTGTGAAAGTGCGATCGCTGCTTGGACGGTGGGTGCCTTGATTGAAATGCTATTCATTGCTGCGTTAAGCGGCATCGGGTTGTGGTTTTTGCAGGTGCCTTTAGCCCTAGCTCACGCTGTCTTGGCAGGATTGCTGAACTTTATTCCCAATATTGGCCCCACTCTCAGTGTGTTTCTACCAATGTTAATCGCCCTACTGGATGCCCCTTGGAAAGCGATCGCCGTTTTGGTTCTTTATATCGTGATTCAGCAAATCGAAAGTTACTGGCTGACCCCTACGATCATGGCGCGACAAGTGGCTTTGTTGCCTGCGATTACTCTCACTGCTCAAATCTTGTTTGCCAGTTTGTTTGGAGTGTTGGGCTTGCTGATGGCTCTCCCGCTGACAGTCGTAGCTAAAACTTGGATAGAAGAGTTGTTATTCAAAGATATTTTGGATCAATGGCAGGAGAAGCGGGGATGA